The Streptomyces sp. NBC_00344 genome includes a window with the following:
- a CDS encoding isoprenyl transferase, whose amino-acid sequence MARRGILGRSKREYKVPELHPSGARPPKIPGELVPNHVAVVMDGNGRWAKDRGLPRTEGHKVGESTVLEVLNGCIEMGVKNLSLYAFSTENWKRSPEEVRFLMNFNRDVIRRRRDEMDELGIRIRWVGRMPKLWKSVVEELQVAQEQTKDNDAMTLYFCVNYGGRAEIADAAQAIARDVAAGKLDPAKVNEKTFAKYIYYPDMPDVDLFLRPSGEQRTSNYLIWQSAYAEMVFQDVLWPDFDRRDLWRACLEFAQRDRRFGGAIEETSA is encoded by the coding sequence ATGGCACGACGCGGGATTCTGGGGCGCAGTAAACGCGAGTACAAGGTCCCCGAACTGCACCCGTCGGGCGCGCGCCCGCCGAAGATCCCGGGCGAACTGGTGCCCAACCATGTCGCCGTCGTGATGGACGGCAACGGCCGCTGGGCGAAGGACCGCGGGCTGCCGCGCACCGAGGGGCACAAGGTCGGCGAGAGCACCGTGCTCGAAGTGCTCAACGGCTGTATCGAGATGGGCGTCAAGAACCTCTCGCTGTACGCCTTCTCCACCGAGAACTGGAAGCGCTCGCCGGAAGAGGTGCGCTTCCTGATGAACTTCAACCGCGACGTCATCCGGCGCAGGCGCGACGAGATGGACGAGCTCGGCATCCGGATCCGCTGGGTGGGCCGGATGCCCAAGCTCTGGAAATCGGTTGTCGAGGAGCTCCAGGTCGCCCAGGAGCAGACCAAGGACAACGACGCGATGACGCTGTACTTCTGCGTCAACTACGGTGGCCGCGCGGAGATCGCCGACGCCGCGCAGGCCATCGCACGCGATGTCGCGGCGGGCAAGCTCGACCCCGCGAAGGTCAATGAGAAGACCTTCGCCAAGTACATCTACTACCCGGACATGCCGGACGTGGACCTCTTTCTGCGCCCGAGCGGCGAGCAGCGCACGTCCAACTACCTGATCTGGCAGAGCGCCTACGCGGAGATGGTCTTCCAGGACGTGCTGTGGCCCGACTTCGACCGGCGTGACCTGTGGCGTGCCTGCCTCGAATTCGCCCAGCGGGACCGGCGGTTCGGCGGAGCGATAGAGGAGACCTCGGCCTGA
- a CDS encoding Fur family transcriptional regulator, with the protein MTAGAPVRGRSTRQRAAVAAALDEVDEFRSAQELHDVLKHRGDSVGLTTVYRTLQSLADAGEVDVLRTGDGESVYRRCSTGDHHHHLVCRTCGKAVEVEGPAVEKWAESIAAQHGYVNVAHTVEVFGTCSECAASASDG; encoded by the coding sequence GTGACGGCGGGAGCACCAGTACGAGGCCGGTCGACCCGGCAGCGGGCCGCGGTGGCTGCGGCGCTCGACGAGGTGGACGAGTTCCGCAGCGCGCAGGAGCTGCACGACGTGCTCAAGCACCGCGGCGACTCGGTCGGCCTGACGACCGTGTACCGCACCCTGCAGTCGCTGGCGGACGCGGGAGAGGTCGATGTGCTGCGCACCGGGGACGGCGAGTCCGTGTACCGGCGCTGTTCCACCGGCGATCACCATCACCATCTGGTCTGCCGGACCTGTGGCAAGGCCGTCGAGGTCGAAGGGCCCGCGGTGGAGAAGTGGGCCGAGTCGATCGCGGCGCAGCACGGCTATGTGAATGTGGCGCACACGGTGGAGGTCTTCGGCACCTGCTCGGAGTGCGCGGCCTCGGCTTCGGACGGCTGA
- a CDS encoding metal ABC transporter permease: MEILQSVLMQRALLAAVLVGITAPAIGIYLVQRRQALMGDGIGHIAMTGVGLGFLLNTSPVWMATLVSVVGAVGMELIRSYGRMRGDVALAMLFYGGMAGGVLLINISSTGSTANLSSYLFGSLATVSSSEVTSICVLAAFVVLVTLGLRRQLFAVSQDEEFARVTGLPVRVLNLLIAVTAAITVTVAMRVVGLLLVSALMVIPVAAAQQLTKSFATTFALAVLIGTAATLSGTIVSYYQDVPPGATIVLLAIGVFIALTALAAPLARRRARAAEAAEAGCGLRVPATRQPADAVRT; this comes from the coding sequence ATGGAAATCCTCCAGAGCGTTCTCATGCAGCGAGCGCTGCTCGCCGCCGTCCTGGTCGGGATCACCGCCCCGGCCATCGGCATCTATCTCGTCCAGCGCCGGCAGGCCCTGATGGGCGACGGCATCGGGCACATCGCCATGACCGGCGTCGGCCTCGGTTTCCTGCTCAACACCAGCCCGGTGTGGATGGCGACACTCGTCTCGGTCGTCGGTGCGGTCGGCATGGAGCTGATCCGCTCCTACGGGCGGATGCGCGGCGATGTCGCGCTCGCCATGCTCTTCTACGGCGGAATGGCGGGCGGTGTGCTGCTGATCAACATCTCCTCCACCGGCTCCACCGCCAACCTCTCCTCGTATCTCTTCGGCTCGCTGGCAACCGTCTCCAGCAGTGAGGTGACCTCGATCTGCGTGCTGGCCGCGTTCGTGGTGCTGGTGACGCTCGGGCTGCGCAGGCAGCTCTTCGCCGTGAGTCAGGACGAGGAATTCGCCCGGGTGACCGGACTCCCGGTGCGGGTACTCAATCTCCTGATCGCGGTGACCGCCGCCATCACCGTCACGGTGGCCATGCGGGTGGTAGGGCTGCTGCTGGTCAGCGCGCTGATGGTGATCCCGGTGGCCGCGGCCCAGCAGCTCACGAAGTCGTTCGCGACGACCTTCGCGCTGGCCGTGCTCATCGGTACGGCTGCGACCCTGTCCGGCACGATCGTCTCCTACTACCAGGACGTTCCGCCGGGCGCGACAATTGTGTTGCTGGCCATCGGCGTCTTCATCGCCCTGACAGCGCTGGCCGCACCGCTCGCCAGAAGGCGTGCACGGGCCGCGGAGGCCGCCGAGGCAGGTTGCGGCCTCCGGGTCCCGGCCACGCGTCAGCCCGCGGACGCGGTCAGGACCTGA
- a CDS encoding metal ABC transporter ATP-binding protein — translation MKQEPVISLRGATATLGSRPVLRGIDLTVHRGEVVALLGANGSGKSTAVRSVIGQVPLTDGGIELFGTPLNRFRDWGRIGYVPQRTTAAGGVPATVREVVSSGRLSRARLKWPSRADRAAVSRAIALVGLTDRAGDSVNALSGGQHQRVLIARALASDPELLIMDEPMAGVDLASQEILATTLREQVSARTTVLLVLHELGPLEPLIDRAVVLRDGCVTHDGPPPEAVGQHALPGHDHVHPHSAVEPARTGLLS, via the coding sequence ATGAAGCAGGAACCCGTCATCTCGCTGCGCGGGGCGACAGCCACGCTCGGCTCACGTCCGGTGCTGCGCGGCATCGATCTCACGGTGCACCGCGGCGAGGTCGTCGCCCTGCTCGGCGCCAACGGCTCGGGCAAATCGACCGCCGTTCGCTCGGTGATCGGACAGGTCCCGCTCACCGACGGCGGGATCGAACTCTTCGGCACCCCCCTGAACCGCTTCCGCGACTGGGGTCGCATCGGTTACGTACCCCAGCGCACCACCGCGGCCGGCGGGGTGCCCGCGACGGTCCGCGAGGTGGTCTCGTCCGGCCGGCTCTCCCGTGCCAGGCTGAAATGGCCCTCAAGGGCCGACCGTGCCGCCGTCTCGCGCGCCATCGCCCTGGTGGGCCTCACGGACAGGGCGGGCGATTCCGTGAACGCCCTCTCCGGCGGACAGCACCAGCGGGTCCTGATCGCCCGCGCCCTGGCGTCCGATCCCGAACTCCTGATCATGGACGAGCCGATGGCGGGCGTCGATCTGGCAAGCCAGGAAATCCTTGCCACGACCCTGCGGGAGCAGGTCTCCGCACGGACGACCGTCCTGCTCGTACTGCACGAACTGGGCCCCCTGGAACCGCTGATCGACCGGGCGGTCGTCCTGCGCGACGGCTGTGTCACCCATGACGGCCCGCCGCCCGAGGCCGTCGGTCAGCACGCCCTGCCGGGCCACGACCACGTCCACCCGCACTCGGCCGTCGAGCCGGCCCGTACAGGACTGCTGAGCTGA
- a CDS encoding metal ABC transporter substrate-binding protein — MNVRRLIPVAAVSGAVALGMAAVSACAGSPIATDRKDGRLDVVASFYPLQYLTQQIGGDHVSVTVLTKPGAEPHDLELSPRQTVALSGVDAIVYLKGLQPAVDEAIAQSGVKHTADAAAMTSLEKHGTEVDGRHHTTGSNSSHSESEKGTDPHIWLDPVKYAQVARGVNRTLAAADPAHRADYQKNTDALVKKLGALDRQYRDGLKNRTSDTFVTTHAAFGYLAERYGLTEEAISGIDPESEPSISRMRDLHGLAARHHVHTVFFETIANPDTAKTLAGDLHLTTDVLDPLEGITARSKGDDYIEVMRSNLVALQKALGAK; from the coding sequence ATGAACGTACGACGCCTCATACCCGTCGCCGCCGTCTCCGGAGCCGTCGCTCTCGGCATGGCCGCCGTCTCCGCCTGCGCGGGTTCCCCCATCGCGACGGACCGCAAGGACGGCAGACTCGATGTGGTGGCGTCGTTCTATCCACTGCAGTACCTGACCCAGCAGATCGGCGGCGATCACGTCTCGGTCACCGTCCTGACGAAGCCCGGCGCCGAGCCGCACGATCTCGAGCTCAGCCCCCGGCAGACCGTCGCGCTCTCGGGTGTCGACGCGATCGTCTACCTCAAGGGGCTCCAGCCCGCTGTCGATGAGGCGATCGCGCAGTCCGGGGTGAAGCACACCGCGGACGCCGCCGCCATGACCTCGCTCGAGAAGCACGGCACCGAGGTCGACGGCCGTCACCACACCACCGGCAGCAACAGCTCGCACTCGGAGAGCGAAAAGGGCACCGACCCGCACATCTGGCTCGATCCGGTGAAGTACGCGCAGGTCGCCAGGGGCGTGAACAGGACGCTCGCCGCCGCCGACCCGGCCCACAGGGCGGACTATCAGAAGAACACCGACGCCCTGGTCAAGAAGCTCGGCGCGCTCGACAGGCAGTACCGGGACGGGCTGAAGAACCGCACATCCGACACGTTCGTCACCACCCATGCCGCCTTCGGCTACCTCGCCGAGCGCTACGGCCTCACCGAAGAGGCCATCAGCGGTATCGACCCGGAGAGCGAGCCCAGCATCTCGCGCATGAGGGACCTGCACGGTCTCGCGGCGCGGCATCACGTCCACACCGTCTTCTTCGAGACGATCGCCAACCCCGACACCGCGAAGACCCTGGCCGGCGACCTCCATCTCACGACGGACGTGCTGGATCCGCTGGAGGGAATCACCGCCAGGTCCAAGGGCGATGACTACATCGAGGTCATGCGGTCCAACCTCGTCGCGCTGCAGAAGGCGCTCGGCGCGAAGTGA
- a CDS encoding glycine--tRNA ligase, which yields MAADKIDTIVSLSKRRGFVYPSSEIYGGQRAAWDYGPLGVELKENIKRQWWRYMVTSREDVVGLDSSVILASETWEASGHVATFSDPLTECTSCHKRFRADHLEEAYEEKHGHAPANGLADLNCPNCGNKGTFTEPKNFSGLLSTHLGPTQDSGSVAYLRPETAQGIFTNFGQVQQTSRKKPPFGIAQMGKSFRNEITPGNFIFRTREFEQMEMEFFVKPGEDEQWQEYWMEQRWNWYRDLGMREENMRWFEHPKEKLSHYSKRTADIEYRFRFGGSEWGELEGVANRTDFDLSAHAKASGTDLSYFDQEKGERWTPYVIEPAAGVGRTMLAFMLDAYNEDEAPNAKGVMEKRTVMRLDPRLAPVKVAVLPLSRNPQLSPKAKGLATDLRKNWNIEFDDAGAIGRRYRRQDEIGTPFCVTVDFDTLDDNAVTVRERDTMKQDRVSLDQIQSYLGSHLLGC from the coding sequence GTGGCCGCCGACAAGATCGACACCATCGTCAGCCTGAGCAAGCGCCGTGGCTTCGTCTACCCCTCCAGTGAGATCTACGGCGGCCAGCGGGCCGCCTGGGACTACGGGCCGCTGGGTGTCGAGCTGAAGGAGAACATCAAGCGTCAGTGGTGGCGCTACATGGTCACCTCGCGCGAGGACGTGGTCGGTCTCGACTCGTCGGTCATCCTGGCCTCCGAGACGTGGGAGGCCTCGGGCCATGTGGCGACCTTCTCGGACCCGCTCACCGAGTGCACCTCCTGTCACAAGCGTTTCCGCGCGGACCACCTGGAGGAGGCCTACGAGGAGAAGCACGGCCACGCGCCCGCCAACGGCCTCGCCGACCTCAACTGCCCCAACTGCGGCAACAAGGGCACCTTCACCGAGCCCAAGAACTTCTCGGGTCTGCTCTCCACCCACCTCGGCCCGACCCAGGACAGCGGCTCCGTCGCCTATCTGCGTCCCGAGACGGCCCAGGGCATCTTCACCAACTTCGGCCAGGTGCAGCAGACTTCGCGCAAGAAGCCGCCGTTCGGTATCGCGCAGATGGGCAAGTCCTTCCGGAACGAGATCACTCCGGGCAACTTCATCTTCCGCACCCGCGAGTTCGAGCAGATGGAGATGGAGTTCTTCGTCAAGCCGGGCGAGGACGAGCAGTGGCAGGAATACTGGATGGAGCAGCGCTGGAACTGGTACCGCGACCTCGGAATGCGCGAGGAGAACATGCGGTGGTTCGAGCACCCGAAGGAGAAGCTCTCCCACTACTCCAAGCGCACCGCCGACATCGAGTACCGGTTCCGCTTCGGCGGCAGTGAGTGGGGCGAGCTCGAAGGCGTCGCCAACCGCACCGACTTCGACCTCTCCGCGCACGCCAAGGCATCCGGCACGGACCTCTCCTACTTCGACCAGGAGAAGGGCGAGCGCTGGACCCCGTATGTCATCGAGCCCGCGGCGGGCGTCGGCCGGACGATGCTGGCCTTCATGCTCGACGCGTACAACGAGGACGAGGCTCCCAACGCCAAGGGCGTCATGGAGAAGCGCACCGTGATGCGCCTCGACCCGCGCCTGGCGCCGGTCAAGGTCGCGGTCCTGCCGCTCTCGCGCAACCCGCAGCTCTCGCCCAAGGCCAAGGGGCTGGCGACCGACCTGCGCAAGAACTGGAACATCGAGTTCGACGACGCGGGCGCCATCGGCCGCCGCTACCGCCGCCAGGACGAGATCGGCACACCGTTCTGTGTCACCGTCGACTTCGACACCCTCGACGACAACGCGGTGACCGTGCGCGAGCGCGACACCATGAAGCAGGACCGGGTCTCGCTGGACCAGATCCAGTCGTACCTGGGCAGCCACCTGCTGGGCTGCTGA
- a CDS encoding TetR/AcrR family transcriptional regulator, translating to MTPEALTPERILRATEDVLRRHGPAKATVVDVARVLGVSHGSVYRHFRTKAALREAVTERWLDRSVADLAQYTDRSSGPAPVRLEGWLNALFAAKRRKAGGDPELFATYSVLIAESSGVVERHIGALTGQLARIVEDGCAQGEFTVGHTDHATTARAIFDATGRFHDPVYAAQWSGAGIEEAFVAVRDLVLRGLGAR from the coding sequence ATGACACCCGAAGCCCTGACACCCGAGCGCATCCTCCGGGCCACCGAGGATGTGCTGCGCCGCCACGGCCCGGCCAAGGCGACGGTGGTCGATGTGGCACGGGTGCTGGGTGTCAGCCACGGAAGTGTCTACCGGCACTTCCGCACCAAGGCCGCTCTGCGGGAGGCAGTCACCGAACGCTGGCTGGACCGCTCGGTGGCCGACCTCGCCCAGTACACCGACCGGTCGTCAGGCCCGGCGCCGGTACGTCTGGAGGGCTGGCTGAACGCGCTGTTCGCGGCCAAACGCCGTAAGGCGGGCGGGGACCCCGAGCTGTTCGCCACCTACAGCGTGCTGATCGCCGAGAGCAGCGGAGTCGTCGAGCGTCACATCGGGGCCCTGACCGGTCAGCTCGCCCGGATCGTCGAGGACGGCTGCGCACAGGGCGAGTTCACGGTCGGTCACACCGATCACGCGACCACCGCCCGTGCGATCTTCGATGCCACCGGCCGCTTCCACGATCCGGTGTACGCGGCTCAGTGGAGCGGCGCCGGCATCGAGGAGGCGTTCGTCGCGGTGCGCGATCTGGTGCTGCGGGGACTCGGGGCGCGCTGA
- a CDS encoding aldo/keto reductase has protein sequence MSVTPVPARVLGATGPRASVLGLGCMGMSALYGEADRNESIATIHAALDAGITLLDTGDFYGMGHNELLIGEALRTAPSAQREQALTSVKFGALRTVEGGFTGYDGRPAAVKNFAAYSLQRLGTDHIDIYRIARVDPDVPIEETMGAIAELIEAGHVRHAGLSEAGADTIRRAASVVPVADLQIEYSLVSRGVEEAILPVTRELGIGITAYGVLSRGLISGHFTRDRELAPGDFRSMSPRFQGENLQHNLGLVDELRKITEQKGASVARIAIAWVAAQGTDIVPLIGARSRERLAEAIGALDVTLDADDLAAIERAVPAGSAAGERYPAAQMAHLDSER, from the coding sequence ATGTCCGTCACACCCGTCCCCGCCCGCGTCCTCGGCGCCACCGGCCCCCGGGCATCGGTGCTCGGCCTCGGCTGCATGGGCATGTCCGCGCTCTACGGCGAAGCCGACCGCAACGAATCCATCGCCACCATCCATGCCGCCCTGGACGCCGGGATCACCCTGCTCGACACGGGCGACTTCTACGGCATGGGCCACAACGAGCTGCTGATCGGCGAGGCGCTGCGCACCGCCCCATCGGCGCAGCGCGAACAGGCCCTCACCAGCGTCAAGTTCGGCGCACTGCGTACCGTCGAGGGCGGTTTCACCGGTTACGACGGCCGCCCCGCCGCGGTCAAGAACTTCGCCGCCTACTCGCTCCAGCGCCTCGGTACCGACCACATCGACATCTACCGGATCGCCCGGGTGGATCCCGACGTGCCGATCGAGGAGACCATGGGCGCGATCGCCGAGCTGATCGAAGCCGGTCACGTCCGGCACGCCGGACTCTCCGAGGCCGGTGCCGACACCATCCGCAGAGCCGCGTCCGTCGTTCCCGTCGCCGATCTCCAGATCGAGTACTCGCTGGTCTCCCGGGGCGTCGAGGAGGCCATCCTGCCGGTCACCCGCGAACTCGGCATCGGCATCACCGCGTACGGGGTTCTCTCCCGCGGTCTGATCAGCGGCCACTTCACCCGGGACCGCGAACTGGCGCCCGGCGACTTCCGCTCGATGAGCCCGCGCTTCCAGGGCGAGAACCTCCAGCACAACCTCGGCCTGGTCGACGAGCTGCGCAAGATCACCGAACAGAAGGGTGCATCCGTCGCCCGGATCGCCATCGCCTGGGTCGCCGCCCAGGGCACCGACATCGTCCCGCTGATCGGCGCGCGCAGCCGTGAACGGCTGGCGGAGGCCATCGGCGCCCTCGATGTGACGCTCGACGCCGACGACCTAGCCGCCATCGAGCGGGCGGTACCCGCCGGCTCCGCCGCGGGCGAGCGTTACCCGGCAGCCCAGATGGCCCACCTGGACAGCGAGCGCTGA
- a CDS encoding Lrp/AsnC family transcriptional regulator: MRLNDLDERIVHALAGGARRSYADIGAQVGLSAPAVKRRVDRLLRSGAITGFTVRVDPAAMGWETEAFVEIHCRRSTSPGDIRRGLSRYPEVASASTATGEADAVIQIYAADVRHFERVLERIAGEPFVERTKSVLVLSPLVRRFSSGVPA, translated from the coding sequence TTGCGACTGAACGATCTCGACGAACGCATCGTCCACGCTCTCGCCGGAGGGGCCCGCCGCTCCTACGCGGACATCGGCGCCCAGGTCGGCCTGTCCGCCCCCGCCGTCAAGCGCAGGGTCGACCGGCTGCTGCGCTCCGGTGCCATCACGGGCTTCACCGTGCGGGTGGACCCCGCCGCAATGGGCTGGGAAACGGAGGCGTTCGTCGAGATCCACTGCCGCCGCAGCACCTCCCCCGGGGACATCCGCCGCGGTCTGTCGCGCTACCCGGAGGTGGCGTCCGCCTCGACCGCCACCGGCGAGGCGGACGCCGTGATCCAGATCTACGCCGCTGACGTACGCCATTTCGAGCGGGTGCTGGAGCGCATCGCGGGCGAACCGTTCGTCGAACGCACCAAGTCCGTCCTGGTGCTTTCCCCGCTCGTGCGCCGGTTCAGCTCCGGCGTTCCTGCGTAA
- a CDS encoding amino acid permease has product MVRSRPDPGPGSGPGGGGTGSRLMRRKPVERLIAEGGQGEGGQLRRSLGMWQLTMISIGATLGTGIFVVLGEAVPKAGPAVVISFVIAGLTALFSALSYAELAGTIPVSGSSYSYAYATLGEFIAWICGWCLMLEYGVSVAAVAVGWGQYLNEFLDGTVGITIPTALSAPPGDGGIVNIPALLVVLLAMAFLLGGARESARANTIMVVVKIASLVLFCVVAAAGIKAGNYKPFMPLGMTGVSAAGASLFFSYIGFDAASTAGEEARNPKRDMPRAIMLSLLIVTALYCLVALIAVGAMPWQNFGNADAALAQIMRDVTGQSFWAVLLAAGAVIAIASVVLTVLYGQTRILFSMARDGLVPKVFARVNPRTGTPVANTLIVSLFCGILAAVVPLGELANATSIGTLFAFALVNVAVIVLRRTRPDMPRTFRVAFSPVTPAIGFALCLWMMTSLGAATWVWFGIWMLLGLALYFGYGMRRSQLAREGAPARDEV; this is encoded by the coding sequence ATCGTCCGGAGCCGCCCGGATCCCGGCCCCGGTTCCGGGCCGGGAGGCGGTGGAACGGGCTCCCGGCTGATGCGCCGCAAACCCGTCGAGCGCCTGATAGCCGAGGGCGGCCAGGGCGAGGGCGGGCAGCTCAGGCGCTCGCTCGGCATGTGGCAGCTGACCATGATCAGTATCGGGGCCACACTGGGCACCGGCATCTTCGTGGTCCTCGGCGAGGCGGTCCCCAAGGCCGGACCCGCGGTCGTCATCTCCTTCGTGATCGCCGGGCTCACCGCCCTGTTCTCCGCCCTGTCGTACGCCGAGCTGGCCGGCACCATCCCGGTCTCCGGCTCCTCGTACTCGTACGCCTACGCGACCCTGGGCGAGTTCATCGCCTGGATCTGCGGCTGGTGCCTGATGCTGGAGTACGGCGTCTCCGTGGCGGCCGTCGCCGTCGGCTGGGGCCAGTACCTCAACGAGTTCCTGGACGGCACCGTTGGGATCACCATCCCCACCGCGCTGTCCGCCCCGCCCGGGGACGGCGGCATCGTCAACATCCCCGCCCTGCTCGTCGTCCTGCTGGCGATGGCCTTCCTGCTGGGCGGTGCGCGCGAGAGTGCCCGGGCCAACACCATCATGGTCGTGGTGAAGATCGCCTCGCTGGTGCTGTTCTGCGTGGTCGCAGCCGCGGGCATCAAGGCCGGCAACTACAAGCCCTTCATGCCGCTCGGCATGACCGGCGTCAGCGCGGCCGGTGCCAGCCTCTTCTTCTCGTACATCGGCTTCGACGCCGCCTCCACCGCCGGCGAGGAGGCCAGGAACCCCAAGCGCGACATGCCTCGCGCGATCATGCTGTCCCTGCTGATCGTCACCGCGCTCTACTGTCTCGTCGCCCTCATCGCGGTCGGCGCCATGCCGTGGCAGAACTTCGGCAACGCCGACGCCGCTCTCGCCCAGATCATGCGGGACGTCACGGGCCAGAGCTTCTGGGCGGTGCTGCTCGCCGCGGGAGCCGTGATCGCCATCGCCAGCGTTGTCCTGACCGTGCTCTACGGACAGACCCGCATCCTGTTCTCCATGGCCCGCGACGGTCTGGTGCCCAAGGTGTTCGCCAGGGTGAACCCGCGTACCGGGACCCCTGTCGCCAACACACTGATCGTCTCGCTGTTCTGTGGCATCCTCGCCGCCGTCGTCCCGCTGGGCGAGCTGGCCAACGCCACCAGCATCGGCACACTCTTCGCGTTCGCCCTGGTCAACGTGGCCGTCATCGTGCTCCGCCGGACCCGGCCCGACATGCCGCGCACCTTCCGGGTGGCGTTCTCCCCGGTCACCCCGGCCATCGGATTCGCCCTGTGCCTCTGGATGATGACCAGCCTGGGCGCCGCCACCTGGGTGTGGTTCGGGATCTGGATGCTCCTGGGCCTCGCGCTGTACTTCGGATACGGCATGCGCCGCTCCCAGCTCGCCCGTGAAGGCGCGCCTGCCCGGGACGAAGTGTGA
- a CDS encoding DUF6243 family protein: MAKSRNNLLGVGGQRKKMPRSGESGSAAASAEDRRSAADQKQELLRKMRERAEGTVTPEDGAQD, from the coding sequence ATGGCAAAGAGTCGTAACAACCTTCTTGGCGTGGGCGGGCAGCGCAAGAAGATGCCCCGCTCCGGGGAATCAGGATCGGCCGCCGCGAGCGCCGAGGACCGCCGGTCGGCGGCGGACCAGAAGCAGGAACTGCTGCGGAAGATGCGTGAGCGCGCGGAGGGCACCGTGACCCCCGAGGACGGCGCCCAGGACTGA
- a CDS encoding MFS transporter — translation MSNTTASVRTTSSLTPTGTRHDHPTPVLGTLGLFTVLLGAALPLIDFFIVNVALPTIDRDLAAGPAMLELVVAGYGVAYAVLLVLGGRLGDMIGRRRLFLIGIAAFGLTSLACGLAPDALTLVGARVAQGASSALMLPQVLATIQATTAGPRRAKAMGLYGATAGLSMVAGQIIGGVLVAADVAGTGWRSIFLVNVPVAVLGMILAARSVPETRSDRPAPVDVPGTLLLGLSLITLLAPLTEGRAAGWPLWTWISLGVFPFAAAAFFLTERAADRRGEVPLVPPSLLRLDSLRRGLALVLPFSVGFGGFMFVIAVALQQGLRMGPVTAGLALVPMAAAFFLASLAGPRLVGRFASRVVTAGALIQVVGVAVIAATVWWGWPGLGIAALAPGTALAGFGQGLQLPVLFRIVLSDVPADRAGVGSGVMTTTQQSALALGVATLGSLFLSLSSSVGMREALVITLLLQLGTIVVTALLSLRLPRAVR, via the coding sequence GTGAGTAACACGACTGCGTCAGTACGGACCACTTCCTCCCTCACCCCCACCGGCACCCGGCACGACCACCCCACCCCGGTGCTCGGCACGCTCGGGCTGTTCACCGTGCTGCTCGGTGCCGCGCTTCCGCTCATCGACTTCTTCATCGTCAATGTCGCGCTGCCCACCATCGACCGGGACCTCGCCGCGGGCCCCGCGATGCTGGAACTCGTCGTCGCCGGATACGGCGTCGCGTACGCCGTCCTGCTGGTGCTGGGCGGACGGCTCGGCGACATGATCGGCCGGCGCCGGCTCTTCCTGATCGGCATCGCCGCCTTCGGGCTGACCTCGCTGGCCTGCGGTCTCGCCCCCGACGCCCTGACCCTGGTCGGAGCGAGGGTGGCGCAGGGTGCCTCGTCGGCGCTGATGCTGCCGCAGGTGCTCGCCACCATCCAGGCGACCACGGCGGGCCCCCGGCGGGCCAAGGCGATGGGGCTCTACGGAGCCACCGCGGGCCTCTCCATGGTCGCCGGGCAGATCATCGGCGGCGTCCTGGTGGCCGCCGATGTGGCCGGCACCGGCTGGCGTTCGATCTTCCTGGTCAATGTGCCGGTGGCCGTCCTCGGGATGATCCTCGCGGCCCGTTCCGTACCGGAGACCCGGTCCGACAGGCCGGCACCGGTGGACGTGCCCGGCACCCTGCTGCTGGGACTCTCGCTGATCACCCTGCTCGCGCCGCTGACCGAGGGCAGGGCGGCCGGATGGCCGCTGTGGACCTGGATCTCGCTGGGCGTCTTCCCGTTCGCCGCGGCGGCGTTCTTCCTGACCGAGCGGGCGGCCGACCGCAGGGGCGAGGTACCGCTGGTGCCACCGAGCCTGCTGCGTCTGGACTCACTGCGCCGCGGGCTCGCCCTGGTGCTGCCGTTCTCGGTCGGCTTCGGCGGATTCATGTTCGTGATCGCGGTGGCGTTGCAACAGGGTCTGCGGATGGGCCCGGTGACGGCCGGCCTCGCGCTGGTGCCGATGGCGGCCGCCTTCTTCCTGGCCTCACTGGCAGGACCCCGACTGGTCGGCCGGTTCGCCAGCCGGGTGGTGACGGCGGGCGCGCTGATCCAGGTGGTGGGTGTCGCGGTGATCGCCGCGACCGTGTGGTGGGGCTGGCCCGGCCTGGGCATCGCCGCGCTGGCCCCGGGGACCGCGCTGGCCGGGTTCGGGCAGGGTCTGCAGCTGCCTGTGCTGTTCCGGATCGTGCTCTCCGACGTGCCGGCCGACCGGGCCGGGGTCGGCAGCGGTGTCATGACCACCACCCAGCAGTCCGCCCTCGCACTGGGGGTGGCGACGCTCGGCAGCCTCTTCCTGTCGCTGAGCTCATCGGTGGGGATGCGGGAGGCTCTGGTGATCACCCTGCTGCTCCAGCTCGGCACGATCGTGGTCACCGCGCTGCTCAGCCTCCGGCTGCCGCGCGCTGTGCGGTAG